One part of the Parabacteroides sp. FAFU027 genome encodes these proteins:
- a CDS encoding polysaccharide biosynthesis/export family protein → MKKVLLCLFVVLMLFSCESYKKVVYVQGAGKAAVLQDSLQLAPPSPVVKFGDQLMITVNTISPEAALPFNPPLVPDPSQLSSQPNKTSSVAALQTYIVDAAGEINFPVIGRIRVAGMTRSELESSIRDRIYPKYMKEDPMVTVRNLSFKVSVMGEVARPGVVSVSNERISIFEALTQAGDLTIYGKRDNVLLIREDAKGKRETYRLDLTDKGLIQSPYYFLQQNDVVYVQPNKQKARARYFGAGEQMTLSIIGSLVSVASLLIAVLK, encoded by the coding sequence GTGAAAAAAGTTTTGTTGTGTTTGTTTGTTGTGCTAATGCTCTTTTCCTGTGAGAGTTATAAAAAGGTTGTTTATGTACAGGGTGCCGGAAAGGCAGCCGTTTTGCAGGATTCCCTTCAGTTAGCTCCTCCGTCTCCGGTGGTAAAATTCGGCGATCAGCTGATGATCACGGTAAATACTATTTCGCCTGAGGCTGCCTTACCGTTCAATCCCCCTTTGGTGCCGGATCCTTCCCAGTTAAGCAGTCAACCGAATAAAACTTCTTCAGTTGCTGCCTTGCAGACCTATATTGTGGATGCCGCCGGAGAAATCAACTTTCCGGTAATAGGTCGGATCAGAGTGGCCGGCATGACACGAAGCGAGCTGGAGAGTTCCATTCGCGACCGGATTTATCCTAAATATATGAAAGAGGACCCGATGGTGACGGTCCGCAACCTGAGTTTTAAGGTTTCCGTAATGGGCGAGGTGGCCCGACCAGGAGTGGTTTCGGTATCCAATGAACGGATCTCGATCTTTGAAGCGTTGACTCAGGCGGGGGATTTAACCATCTATGGCAAACGCGATAATGTTTTACTTATCCGGGAAGATGCTAAGGGAAAACGGGAGACCTATCGTCTCGACCTGACCGATAAGGGATTGATCCAGTCCCCCTACTATTTCCTCCAGCAAAACGATGTGGTCTATGTGCAGCCGAATAAACAAAAGGCGCGTGCACGGTATTTCGGAGCGGGAGAGCAGATGACTCTCTCAATTATCGGTTCGCTGGTATCGGTGGCTTCGTTACTGATCGCGGTATTGAAATGA
- a CDS encoding GumC family protein: MEPNKTKPHTQKPQDEYIDLAEIFAKIFIHWKWILASVILCLSLGYIYLKFQSNVYQVTSSLLIKSNKEGGDLSAMSLLDELGLKSGGTDVENEVEIIHSKTLMRRVVDSLDLYNTYYAATIFNSKQELYHDSPYRVNLNQSDNVALKGQVTLTLTPENNNGLILEGEYQGGKFTETIPALPITIRIPAGTLHIEANPAGNKTLSSVKVVISNPKEVAKAYAAGLTAEVGKKNEMITLSLNTTNIEKGTDILNTLGGVYNQDAMMQINRSAINTTQFINDRLKYLTVELSDVEKDVENYKQQNKLTDLSAEAQLYMTKSADYDAKRADVETQLKLIEYVDQFVRSKTNANALIPDLAINDERLADVIGTYNTAILTRERVRKSTTEDNPALGRLNNEIADARHAIVTGIISVKKAMNISLSDLEKQNAAVLSRIRSVPRQEREFIEIKRQQQIKEQLYLFLLQKREEAALTQAVTVPKARVVDEADAGGLVSPKRNMILMLAFLMGLFIPIGIIYVVNLFDTKIKTRKELEKHSTVPVLAEIGHTDQDGNFRVKAGALDPTTELFRLLRSRLQFILDGSEEADKVIVVTSAEPSEGKTFVSINLASTLALADKKVLLLGLDLRNPALNAKLGLHKKEGISTYLSGLQPDYHKLIDVSPDCPNLHVLPAVIVPPNPNELLMKGRLDQLISQLKTEYDYIVIDTAPVGWVSDTFLLNRLGGVNLFIVRAGHSDKQDIELLNRIHAEDTLSRLYIVLNDVEMSGRSYYYQRKYGYTQRPV; this comes from the coding sequence ATGGAACCAAATAAAACGAAACCACACACGCAAAAGCCCCAGGACGAATATATCGATCTGGCGGAGATCTTTGCTAAGATATTTATTCACTGGAAGTGGATCCTGGCCTCAGTGATCCTTTGCCTTTCCCTCGGATACATCTACCTGAAATTCCAAAGCAACGTATATCAGGTAACCTCCAGCCTTTTGATCAAAAGCAATAAAGAGGGGGGCGACCTATCCGCCATGTCTCTCCTGGATGAACTGGGACTGAAATCCGGTGGTACTGATGTGGAGAACGAAGTGGAGATTATCCATTCCAAAACGCTTATGCGGCGGGTGGTTGATTCACTGGACCTTTACAATACCTATTATGCCGCTACGATCTTCAATTCAAAACAGGAGTTGTATCACGACTCGCCTTATCGGGTTAATCTGAACCAATCTGACAACGTTGCACTCAAGGGGCAGGTAACCCTGACCCTAACCCCGGAAAACAATAATGGGTTGATCCTGGAGGGGGAATATCAGGGAGGAAAGTTTACCGAAACAATTCCGGCACTGCCCATCACCATTCGTATTCCTGCGGGAACATTGCATATCGAAGCAAATCCTGCCGGAAACAAAACGTTGTCGTCGGTTAAAGTTGTTATATCCAATCCGAAAGAGGTGGCTAAGGCCTACGCAGCGGGCCTGACAGCCGAAGTGGGAAAAAAGAATGAGATGATCACACTCTCTCTCAATACCACCAATATCGAAAAAGGAACCGATATTTTGAATACTCTTGGGGGGGTATATAATCAGGATGCGATGATGCAGATCAACCGTTCTGCCATCAATACCACCCAGTTTATCAACGATCGTCTGAAATACCTGACCGTGGAGCTTTCGGACGTGGAGAAGGATGTGGAAAACTACAAACAACAAAATAAACTCACCGACCTCTCTGCCGAGGCGCAGCTCTATATGACCAAAAGCGCCGATTACGACGCAAAACGTGCCGACGTGGAGACGCAGCTGAAACTGATCGAATATGTGGACCAGTTTGTGCGGAGCAAAACCAACGCAAATGCCCTGATCCCCGATCTGGCGATTAACGACGAACGTCTGGCGGATGTGATTGGCACCTACAATACGGCTATCCTGACCCGGGAAAGAGTGCGCAAAAGTACGACGGAAGATAACCCGGCGCTGGGACGCCTAAATAACGAGATAGCCGATGCGCGACATGCCATCGTAACCGGCATCATCAGTGTGAAAAAGGCGATGAATATCAGCCTGTCCGATCTGGAGAAACAAAATGCGGCGGTCTTGTCCCGTATTCGTTCGGTACCCCGTCAGGAGCGGGAGTTTATCGAGATCAAGCGACAGCAGCAGATCAAGGAGCAGCTCTATCTCTTCCTGTTGCAAAAACGCGAAGAGGCGGCGCTTACGCAGGCGGTGACGGTACCTAAAGCGCGCGTGGTGGACGAGGCGGATGCAGGAGGGCTTGTATCACCGAAACGCAATATGATCCTGATGCTGGCTTTTCTGATGGGATTATTTATTCCTATTGGTATTATCTATGTGGTGAATCTGTTTGACACGAAGATCAAAACCCGCAAGGAGTTGGAGAAACATTCCACCGTTCCGGTGCTGGCAGAGATTGGTCATACGGATCAAGACGGAAACTTCCGTGTAAAAGCGGGAGCACTGGATCCGACTACGGAGCTTTTCCGCCTGTTGCGTAGCCGCCTGCAGTTTATCCTTGATGGCAGTGAGGAAGCCGATAAGGTGATTGTGGTCACTTCTGCCGAGCCTTCCGAGGGGAAAACCTTCGTCAGTATCAACCTGGCGAGTACGCTGGCGCTGGCGGATAAAAAGGTGTTGCTGCTCGGACTGGATTTGCGTAATCCGGCTCTGAATGCTAAGCTGGGCTTGCATAAAAAGGAGGGTATATCGACTTACCTATCCGGACTCCAGCCTGATTATCACAAGCTGATTGATGTATCTCCGGATTGTCCCAACCTGCATGTGCTGCCGGCTGTAATTGTTCCGCCCAATCCGAACGAGTTGCTGATGAAAGGGCGACTGGATCAGTTGATCAGTCAGTTGAAAACCGAATACGACTATATTGTGATCGATACGGCTCCGGTAGGATGGGTTTCGGATACCTTCCTGTTGAACCGTCTCGGAGGGGTGAATCTCTTTATCGTGCGGGCCGGTCATTCCGATAAACAGGATATTGAACTGCTGAACCGCATTCACGCTGAAGATACCCTCTCCCGGTTGTATATCGTGTTAAACGATGTGGAAATGAGTGGCCGTAGTTATTATTACCAGCGGAAATACGGATATACCCAACGGCCTGTATAA
- a CDS encoding Fic family protein, which translates to MTLEYILSLLAQGENSRIEFKASFNREAIATLNAFANSEGGAVLIGVSDEGKPVGVSVGKETIQEWSNEVKSKTEPSIIPDAELFDIEGKTVVALSVKEFPVKPVAFQNRYYKRIGNANHIMNVSEIADAFLKMVNSSWDAYEYPGAVLADLNMDKVEGFLRKVKEGGRFFVDADPVQALTKLRLLRNGHPTNAAMILFSKENLLYNVHVGRFKTPSMIIDDKMLNGNLYDVVEEVMKYIISHIKVAFEIKGPLSRTEIFEYPIPALRELILNALIHRDYTSPIDVQIKIFDNSLSIFSPGRLYGNLTIDELKTDVYQSSARNKLLVEAFYLTKDIEKYGTGYIRIRKEIQEYPTMNFNYREIGNGYLVELDYEHQRVNTEESSGEKIVTPQVTPQVTPQVTPQVGQLLRVLKGEQTRDDLQDQIGIKDREYFRSFYIKPALEGRVIEMTIPDKPKSKNQKYRLTEIGINWLLEN; encoded by the coding sequence ATGACATTAGAATACATCTTATCACTCCTTGCGCAAGGCGAAAATAGCCGGATAGAGTTCAAAGCGAGCTTTAACCGGGAGGCTATTGCCACGCTCAATGCCTTCGCTAACAGTGAAGGAGGTGCAGTGTTGATAGGAGTGTCTGATGAAGGTAAACCTGTCGGTGTCTCAGTCGGGAAAGAAACCATTCAGGAATGGAGTAATGAGGTGAAGAGCAAAACCGAGCCCTCCATAATCCCGGATGCAGAGCTTTTTGATATCGAGGGTAAAACGGTTGTCGCATTATCTGTAAAGGAGTTTCCTGTAAAGCCTGTTGCTTTTCAGAATCGTTATTACAAGCGGATTGGAAATGCCAATCATATTATGAATGTATCGGAGATTGCCGACGCTTTCCTTAAAATGGTGAATAGTTCCTGGGATGCTTATGAGTATCCCGGTGCAGTTCTGGCGGATCTGAATATGGATAAAGTGGAGGGGTTTCTGCGTAAGGTAAAAGAGGGTGGACGTTTTTTTGTGGATGCCGATCCCGTACAGGCGCTGACTAAACTTCGTTTGCTTCGGAATGGTCATCCGACAAATGCGGCAATGATTCTTTTCTCAAAAGAAAACTTGTTATATAATGTCCATGTCGGTCGCTTTAAAACCCCGTCGATGATTATTGATGACAAAATGCTCAACGGCAATTTGTACGATGTGGTGGAAGAGGTTATGAAATACATCATTTCCCACATTAAAGTAGCATTTGAGATAAAGGGCCCATTGTCAAGAACAGAGATCTTTGAATATCCTATCCCGGCATTGCGCGAGTTGATATTGAATGCCCTGATTCATCGCGATTACACCAGCCCGATTGATGTACAGATTAAGATCTTTGATAATAGTCTTTCTATATTCAGTCCCGGCAGATTGTATGGAAACCTGACCATTGATGAACTTAAAACTGATGTTTATCAGTCGAGCGCCCGTAACAAGTTGCTGGTTGAAGCTTTTTACCTGACTAAGGATATTGAAAAATACGGAACGGGTTATATTCGTATTCGTAAGGAAATTCAGGAATATCCGACGATGAATTTCAACTATCGGGAAATTGGCAATGGGTATCTGGTGGAATTGGATTATGAACATCAACGTGTAAATACAGAGGAATCTAGTGGTGAAAAAATAGTTACCCCGCAAGTTACCCCGCAAGTTACCCCGCAAGTTACCCCGCAAGTCGGACAGTTGCTGAGGGTATTGAAAGGGGAGCAAACAAGAGATGATTTGCAGGATCAGATAGGGATTAAAGACAGGGAATATTTTCGGTCTTTTTATATTAAACCAGCATTGGAAGGTCGGGTCATTGAAATGACCATACCGGATAAACCAAAAAGTAAGAATCAAAAATACAGATTGACAGAAATTGGAATTAACTGGTTACTGGAAAATTAA
- a CDS encoding ATP-binding protein, with translation MNRISHILPLSESDQVEFKTSFNDDVIVSLVAFSNAKGGVVYVGVKDSGEVMGVQLGKETIATWINEIKNKTAPQLIPDSELLKIGDKLVVALNIIEFPVKPVSIKGRYYKRIANSNHLMSLAEIANEHLKTINSSWDFYSDPNHGMDHISFEKVQRFIETIELRMQRKVTLSSQKFLEKMEITRNSQLTFGGYLLFAKENCAISDIQVGRFKSETTIIDSLSLSTDLFTEVDEIMAFIKKHLMVEYIITGEPQRTERFDYPLDAIREIVINMIVHRDYRDSSASIIKIYDDRIEFYNPGKLYGGITIDDLLSGNYTSKSRNKLIAKVFKEAGLIERYGSGIMRILDICRDYGVKEPVFKEISQGFMVVLFKEKVGTTEGVDLKTGVLPVDVTENVTENVTENVTENRLIQVLSELKKNPTISFDDLSQLLNVSRMTIYRDIDKLRNKGMIRRVGPDKGGYWEIINGDLPDL, from the coding sequence ATGAACAGAATAAGTCACATATTACCCCTGTCAGAATCAGATCAGGTCGAGTTTAAGACGTCGTTCAATGATGATGTGATTGTGTCCCTTGTCGCTTTTTCTAATGCGAAGGGTGGTGTTGTGTATGTTGGCGTAAAAGATAGCGGAGAGGTAATGGGAGTTCAGTTGGGAAAGGAAACAATTGCAACCTGGATCAATGAAATTAAAAATAAAACAGCTCCACAGCTTATACCTGATTCCGAACTACTGAAGATTGGCGATAAGTTGGTCGTCGCATTAAATATAATAGAGTTTCCCGTTAAACCGGTTTCAATCAAAGGTCGGTATTATAAACGTATTGCAAATTCAAACCATTTGATGTCTTTGGCTGAAATTGCCAATGAACATCTGAAAACGATAAATAGCAGTTGGGATTTTTATTCCGATCCGAATCACGGAATGGATCACATTTCCTTCGAGAAAGTACAACGCTTTATCGAAACAATAGAACTTCGGATGCAGCGAAAAGTTACACTTTCGTCACAGAAGTTTCTTGAAAAAATGGAAATCACCCGAAATAGCCAGCTTACCTTTGGAGGCTATTTGTTATTTGCGAAAGAAAATTGCGCGATTAGTGATATACAGGTGGGACGTTTCAAGAGTGAAACGACTATAATTGACTCGCTTTCATTGAGTACGGATCTGTTTACCGAGGTGGACGAAATCATGGCTTTTATCAAAAAGCATTTGATGGTAGAGTATATCATTACCGGAGAACCGCAGCGGACAGAACGGTTTGATTATCCATTGGATGCTATCCGGGAGATTGTAATCAATATGATTGTTCACCGTGATTACAGGGATAGCAGCGCCAGTATCATCAAGATTTACGATGATCGGATAGAGTTTTATAATCCGGGGAAATTATATGGAGGCATAACAATCGATGATTTATTGTCAGGAAATTATACTTCCAAATCGCGAAATAAATTAATTGCTAAGGTTTTTAAAGAGGCCGGCCTGATCGAACGATACGGTTCGGGGATTATGCGGATATTGGATATTTGCCGGGATTACGGAGTAAAAGAACCGGTGTTTAAAGAAATCTCGCAGGGATTTATGGTTGTATTGTTTAAGGAAAAGGTTGGGACGACTGAAGGTGTTGACTTGAAAACCGGAGTTTTACCAGTAGATGTTACTGAAAATGTTACTGAAAATGTTACTGAAAATGTTACTGAAAATAGGTTGATACAGGTCCTATCAGAATTAAAGAAAAACCCAACAATATCATTTGATGACTTAAGTCAGCTGTTAAATGTTTCAAGAATGACTATTTATCGGGATATTGATAAGCTTAGGAATAAAGGAATGATCAGACGAGTAGGCCCTGATAAAGGCGGTTATTGGGAAATCATAAATGGCGATTTACCGGATCTCTGA
- a CDS encoding HTH domain-containing protein, whose translation MNKILVLIKQHKQISAAQIAEQLSVSNRTIERDIEKLRMSGMLKRIGSDKGGYWEVID comes from the coding sequence TTGAATAAAATATTAGTTTTGATTAAACAGCATAAACAAATATCAGCTGCTCAAATTGCAGAACAATTATCTGTTTCGAATCGAACGATTGAAAGAGATATTGAAAAGCTGAGAATGTCGGGTATGCTCAAACGTATTGGTTCTGATAAAGGCGGCTACTGGGAGGTCATTGACTAG
- a CDS encoding winged helix-turn-helix domain-containing protein, whose translation MTGEEDVFVVKVPLESLITEDVPDKVPDNITDIQRQVLMLVMGNNRISLSQLAEQVGISKRKMLDNINKLKNRNLIKRVGSSKGGYWEIIE comes from the coding sequence ATGACGGGGGAAGAGGATGTATTTGTGGTGAAAGTGCCTTTAGAAAGCCTGATAACTGAAGATGTCCCCGATAAGGTCCCCGATAACATTACAGATATACAACGCCAGGTTTTAATGCTGGTGATGGGTAATAATCGGATTTCATTAAGCCAATTAGCGGAACAGGTAGGCATATCAAAAAGAAAGATGCTTGATAATATAAACAAGCTAAAGAATAGAAATTTGATAAAGCGTGTTGGTAGCAGTAAAGGTGGCTATTGGGAGATTATAGAATAG
- a CDS encoding winged helix-turn-helix domain-containing protein, producing MVLHKLLAGYGERGICRITDPDNTRIPDCKSGMTGVAYSGSENISFVEEDVFVVKVPLESLITDKVSNKVPDKVSDNITDIQRQVLMLVMGNNRISLSQLAEQVGISKRKMLDNINKLKNRNLIKRVGSSKGGYWEIIG from the coding sequence GTGGTCTTGCATAAGTTATTGGCAGGCTACGGAGAACGGGGAATATGCCGGATCACAGATCCTGATAATACACGAATCCCGGATTGCAAATCCGGGATGACGGGGGTGGCCTATTCCGGAAGCGAGAATATCTCTTTTGTAGAAGAGGATGTATTTGTGGTGAAAGTGCCTTTAGAAAGCCTGATAACTGATAAGGTCTCCAATAAGGTCCCCGATAAGGTCTCCGATAACATTACAGATATACAACGCCAGGTTTTAATGCTGGTGATGGGTAATAATCGGATTTCATTAAGCCAATTAGCGGAACAGGTGGGCATATCAAAAAGAAAGATGCTTGATAATATAAACAAGCTAAAGAATAGAAATTTGATAAAGCGTGTTGGTAGCAGTAAAGGTGGCTATTGGGAGATTATAGGATAG
- a CDS encoding nucleotide sugar dehydrogenase: MTIKSICCIGAGYVGGPTMAVIAQKCPHIKVTVVDVNADRIAAWNDTELENLPIYEPGLKEVVAEARGRNLFFSTDVAAAIRESEMIFMSVNTPTKTYGNGKGQAADLKYIELCTRQIAEVAEDDKIVVEKSTLPVRTAEAIKKILANNQSNANFQVLSNPEFLAEGTAIEDLNAPDRVLIGGEQSPEGLAAIEALTAIYANWVPRERILQTNVWSSELSKLVANAFLAQRISSINSISVLCEKTDANVDEIAKAIGMDSRIGPKFLKASVGFGGSCFQKDILNLVYIARSYGLTEVADYWEQVILMNDYQKRRFAQNIITKLNNTLSGKKITLLGWAFKKDTNDTRESAAIYVADYLLNEQAELYVYDPKVSEAQMLKDLDYLGTRSPEENRGLIKKVVDVEQAVTGAHAVAILTEWDEFETYDWRMLGDLMMKPGFVFDGRNILNQQYAYDQGICLTGIGR; encoded by the coding sequence ATGACAATTAAATCAATCTGTTGCATAGGTGCAGGATATGTAGGTGGTCCCACGATGGCGGTGATTGCGCAGAAATGTCCGCACATTAAAGTGACGGTGGTGGATGTAAACGCAGATCGTATAGCAGCCTGGAATGATACCGAATTGGAAAACCTTCCGATTTACGAGCCCGGGCTCAAAGAGGTGGTGGCGGAAGCACGCGGTCGTAACCTCTTTTTCTCCACTGACGTTGCTGCTGCTATCCGTGAATCTGAAATGATTTTTATGTCGGTCAATACGCCTACCAAAACTTATGGTAACGGCAAGGGCCAAGCGGCTGACCTGAAATATATCGAACTGTGTACCCGTCAGATCGCAGAAGTGGCCGAAGATGATAAGATCGTTGTTGAGAAATCGACACTACCTGTACGTACAGCAGAGGCAATTAAGAAAATACTGGCCAACAACCAATCGAATGCTAATTTTCAGGTGTTGTCCAATCCCGAGTTTCTGGCAGAAGGAACGGCTATTGAGGATTTAAATGCTCCTGATAGGGTATTGATCGGTGGAGAGCAGTCTCCTGAAGGCTTAGCGGCGATTGAGGCATTGACCGCCATTTATGCCAATTGGGTACCCCGTGAGCGGATTCTCCAAACGAACGTTTGGTCATCAGAGCTTTCTAAGCTGGTTGCGAATGCTTTCTTAGCTCAGCGTATTTCTTCCATCAATTCCATCTCTGTCCTCTGCGAAAAGACAGACGCCAATGTAGATGAAATTGCAAAAGCCATCGGTATGGATAGCCGTATCGGACCAAAGTTTCTGAAAGCCTCCGTAGGCTTTGGCGGTAGCTGCTTCCAGAAAGATATCCTCAATCTGGTCTATATTGCCCGTTCCTACGGACTGACAGAGGTCGCCGATTATTGGGAGCAGGTGATTCTGATGAATGATTACCAGAAACGCCGTTTTGCTCAGAATATCATTACTAAACTCAATAATACACTCTCCGGTAAAAAGATTACCCTGTTGGGTTGGGCCTTCAAGAAGGATACCAACGATACAAGGGAGTCTGCTGCTATCTATGTGGCCGATTATCTGTTGAACGAGCAGGCGGAGTTGTACGTGTATGATCCTAAGGTATCGGAAGCACAGATGCTGAAAGACCTCGATTACTTGGGGACTCGTTCACCGGAAGAAAATCGAGGTCTGATAAAGAAGGTGGTAGATGTGGAACAGGCCGTAACAGGCGCACATGCCGTAGCGATTTTGACCGAATGGGATGAATTTGAAACTTACGATTGGAGGATGCTGGGTGATTTAATGATGAAGCCGGGTTTTGTGTTCGATGGACGGAATATCCTCAATCAGCAGTATGCATATGACCAGGGCATTTGTTTGACTGGAATTGGACGTTAG
- a CDS encoding sugar 3,4-ketoisomerase has translation MSILQAEIVNLPKILDRRGNLTFIEGSNHIPFPIKRTYWIYDVPGGETRGGHAYKTLQEFIVALSGSFDVVLDDGNEKKVFHLNRSYYGLFVPAGVWRQMENFSTNSLSMILASDDYNELDYIRDYDEFIEFNR, from the coding sequence ATGTCAATATTACAAGCAGAAATAGTGAATCTTCCCAAGATACTTGATCGTAGGGGGAATCTAACGTTTATAGAAGGGAGCAATCATATTCCGTTTCCAATAAAACGTACTTATTGGATTTACGATGTTCCGGGAGGAGAAACCAGAGGTGGACATGCCTACAAAACATTGCAAGAGTTTATAGTTGCCTTGTCTGGTAGTTTTGATGTGGTGCTGGATGATGGAAACGAAAAAAAAGTATTTCACTTAAATCGTTCTTATTACGGCTTATTTGTTCCTGCGGGTGTATGGCGACAAATGGAGAATTTCTCTACCAATTCACTTTCAATGATATTGGCTTCAGATGATTATAATGAATTAGATTATATTAGAGATTATGATGAGTTTATCGAATTCAATCGATAG
- a CDS encoding sugar 3,4-ketoisomerase, with protein sequence MMSLSNSIDSSITKTVYDCSIIYFPKIENEAGNITPLHSGKDIPFDIARVFYLYDIPGGEERGAHAHKECHQLLIAASGSFDITLDDGNTKRLVTLNRPYMGLHIPPGIWAAELGFSSGSICLVLASHNYSEEDYIREYTDYLKYKNNNG encoded by the coding sequence ATGATGAGTTTATCGAATTCAATCGATAGTAGTATAACGAAAACAGTTTATGACTGTTCAATTATATATTTTCCCAAAATAGAAAATGAAGCTGGAAATATTACTCCCCTACATAGTGGGAAAGATATCCCTTTTGATATAGCCAGAGTATTTTATTTGTATGATATACCAGGTGGTGAAGAAAGAGGAGCACATGCTCACAAAGAATGTCATCAGTTACTAATAGCAGCAAGTGGCTCTTTCGATATTACTTTGGATGATGGCAATACCAAGCGTTTAGTCACGTTAAACAGACCTTATATGGGATTACATATCCCACCCGGAATTTGGGCAGCTGAGCTAGGATTCTCGTCTGGTTCAATTTGTTTGGTGTTAGCTTCCCATAACTATTCAGAAGAAGATTATATTCGTGAATATACTGATTATTTAAAATATAAAAATAACAATGGGTGA
- a CDS encoding GNAT family N-acetyltransferase: MGEFIRKNGIIQRLVDESDAEFILSLRLDSRLSRYLSKTENDLQKQIDWIREYKKRESEKLEFYFITVDEEGNRYGVNRIYNFKNDSFEVGSWLFAPSTPNGVSIISDLNVREFGFEAFGFNCCRFEVRKNNLSVLTYHKRFNPDLVAEDDLNYYFRLTKEQFQLFKNKLLRIYGNGN; encoded by the coding sequence ATGGGTGAGTTTATTAGAAAAAATGGGATCATTCAACGACTTGTAGATGAAAGTGATGCAGAGTTTATACTTTCTCTTCGATTAGATAGTAGATTGTCACGTTATTTGTCTAAAACAGAGAATGATCTTCAAAAACAAATAGATTGGATTCGAGAATATAAAAAAAGAGAATCTGAGAAATTAGAATTTTATTTTATTACAGTTGATGAGGAAGGTAATAGATATGGCGTAAATAGGATTTATAACTTTAAAAATGACTCATTTGAGGTGGGAAGTTGGTTGTTTGCTCCAAGTACTCCAAATGGCGTTTCTATAATTTCTGATTTAAATGTCAGGGAGTTTGGATTTGAGGCGTTTGGCTTTAATTGTTGCCGATTTGAGGTCAGGAAGAATAACTTATCGGTTTTGACTTATCATAAGCGTTTTAATCCTGATTTAGTGGCAGAAGATGATTTGAATTACTATTTTCGTTTGACAAAAGAGCAGTTTCAACTATTTAAAAATAAACTTTTAAGGATATACGGTAATGGAAATTAA
- a CDS encoding acyl carrier protein: protein MEIKKFTQKIKEQFIDAEQIEIEEDTFFRNIDSYDSLTGMAILVMIQDDFGLIITEDKFKGLNTPIDLYNYIQANI, encoded by the coding sequence ATGGAAATTAAAAAATTCACCCAGAAGATTAAAGAGCAATTTATAGATGCTGAGCAGATTGAGATTGAAGAAGATACATTTTTCCGAAATATAGACTCGTATGACTCATTAACAGGAATGGCTATTTTAGTAATGATTCAAGATGATTTTGGGCTAATTATAACTGAAGATAAGTTTAAAGGCTTAAATACACCTATTGATCTTTATAATTACATTCAAGCGAATATATGA